The Streptomyces sp. NBC_01689 genome includes a window with the following:
- a CDS encoding DUF4126 domain-containing protein yields the protein MSVLPLVFTSGWASGINAYAVVLLLGVFGATGLSDDVPAALQRPDVLIAAGVLFLCEAVADKIPYVDTVWDSVHTVIRPVAGAVVGALLAGHSGSLPDLAAGAIGGSTALASHAVKAGTRMAINTSPEPFTNVGMSLAEDLGVAGILTFAMFHPVAAAVVAAVLLLAGLLTLVFLVSRIRRFLRRRAQRREERRLAAHVGPPPG from the coding sequence GTGTCCGTACTCCCCCTGGTCTTCACCAGCGGCTGGGCCAGCGGCATCAACGCGTACGCGGTGGTGCTGCTGCTCGGCGTCTTCGGCGCGACCGGCCTGAGCGACGACGTCCCCGCCGCCCTGCAGCGCCCCGACGTCCTCATCGCGGCGGGCGTCCTCTTCCTGTGCGAGGCGGTCGCCGACAAGATCCCCTACGTGGACACCGTGTGGGACTCGGTGCACACCGTGATCCGGCCGGTGGCGGGGGCCGTGGTCGGTGCGCTGCTCGCGGGGCACAGCGGGTCGCTCCCCGATCTGGCGGCGGGCGCGATCGGCGGGTCCACCGCGCTGGCCAGCCACGCGGTCAAGGCCGGGACCCGGATGGCGATCAACACCTCCCCCGAGCCGTTCACCAACGTCGGGATGAGTCTCGCGGAGGACCTCGGGGTCGCCGGGATCCTGACGTTCGCGATGTTCCACCCCGTGGCCGCGGCGGTCGTCGCCGCCGTACTCCTGCTCGCGGGGCTGCTGACCCTCGTCTTCCTGGTATCCCGGATCCGGCGGTTCCTGCGCCGCAGGGCCCAGCGCCGGGAGGAGCGACGGCTCGCCGCACACGTCGGCCCGCCACCCGGCTGA
- a CDS encoding TetR/AcrR family transcriptional regulator, whose product MESSSTTAGGGRREVTRQKLYEAAVTLIAEQGFSATTVDEIAERAGVAKGTVYYNFASKAVLFEELLRHGVGLLTASLREAAERTGREGGTRVDALDAMIRAGLVFMDRYPAFTQLYVAEVWRTNRAWQSTLMVVRREAVAVVEDVLRAGVAGGELSDEIDIPLTAAALVGMVLVAALDWQAFQPERSLDDVHAALSRLLQGRVSGS is encoded by the coding sequence ATGGAAAGCAGCAGCACCACGGCAGGCGGCGGCCGCCGCGAGGTCACCCGGCAGAAGCTCTACGAAGCGGCCGTCACCCTCATCGCGGAACAGGGCTTCTCCGCCACCACCGTGGACGAGATCGCAGAACGCGCCGGGGTCGCCAAGGGCACCGTCTACTACAACTTCGCCAGCAAGGCCGTCCTCTTCGAGGAACTGCTGCGGCACGGCGTGGGACTCCTCACCGCCTCCCTGCGCGAGGCCGCGGAACGGACCGGCCGCGAGGGCGGCACGAGGGTCGACGCCCTGGACGCGATGATCCGGGCCGGGCTCGTCTTCATGGACCGCTATCCGGCCTTCACCCAGCTGTACGTGGCCGAGGTCTGGCGCACCAACCGGGCCTGGCAGTCCACGCTCATGGTGGTCCGGCGGGAGGCCGTCGCGGTCGTCGAGGACGTGCTGCGCGCGGGGGTCGCGGGCGGTGAGCTCAGCGACGAGATCGACATCCCGCTGACCGCGGCCGCTCTGGTCGGCATGGTCCTGGTGGCCGCCCTGGACTGGCAGGCCTTCCAGCCCGAACGGTCCCTGGACGACGTCCACGCGGCCCTCTCACGGCTGCTCCAGGGACGGGTGAGCGGCAGCTAG